The following coding sequences are from one Treponema bryantii window:
- a CDS encoding HAD family phosphatase: protein MLFIFDMGGVVTNTFLLTQLYKKLNITTEDFYKLCSSGEHDIWNLFQTGKINPQQFWTQFNERVAASKDEKYKNVPVVENDLFRLYFHPSKNLETVELIQQLKKKHRVVCGTNTIDSHWENHMERGDYAFFNQTYASNKIGCAKPDPHFFELILEAEQAAAEDTFFTDDRADNVAAAASLGIHAELFTSAAELTEKWKIYF from the coding sequence ATGCTTTTTATTTTTGATATGGGTGGTGTTGTTACAAACACATTCTTGCTTACCCAGCTTTACAAGAAATTAAATATTACAACAGAAGATTTTTATAAGCTTTGTTCATCTGGTGAACATGATATCTGGAATCTTTTCCAAACCGGTAAAATAAATCCACAGCAGTTCTGGACTCAATTTAATGAACGTGTTGCTGCGTCTAAAGACGAAAAATACAAAAATGTTCCAGTGGTAGAAAATGATCTTTTCCGCCTTTATTTTCATCCGTCAAAAAATCTGGAAACTGTAGAGCTCATTCAGCAGTTGAAAAAAAAGCATCGTGTTGTGTGCGGAACAAATACAATCGACAGTCATTGGGAAAATCATATGGAGCGTGGAGATTACGCGTTCTTTAATCAGACTTATGCATCAAACAAAATAGGCTGCGCTAAACCCGATCCTCATTTTTTTGAACTGATTCTTGAAGCTGAGCAGGCCGCCGCGGAGGATACTTTTTTTACGGATGATAGGGCGGATAACGTAGCGGCAGCTGCAAGTCTCGGTATTCACGCAGAACTTTTTACAAGCGCTGCGGAACTTACCGAGAAATGGAAAATTTATTTTTAA
- a CDS encoding class I SAM-dependent rRNA methyltransferase, giving the protein MSMNNFPRVFLNSKEEKEIQQGFPWVFDNEISHVKHRADEKSEWKNESLKECTVEDGSTVEVYTKAGGFLGTGILNKKSKITVRIIGSDHADVIMADTAAYYEKKILEAYNMRRMFYSDSDSYRLIFGEADFIPGLISERFCDEKGRVIIVVQFLSLSCEVFREDIIAALKKVCKPDAIYERSDASVRDKEGLPQTAGWIFGKGETEITIVENGIKLCVDIANGQKTGYFLDQKFNRTAAASFCKGKTVLDTFTHTGAFGLNAFKNGAREVTSVDISPEAVDMVNHNIELNGAGKVMKAVCADVFDLLKQYETDGRKFDVIILDPPAFTKSAKMIEKAYGGYKEINLRALRLLNEGGILVTCSCSHFMETNMFCDMLMHAAMDSHKRIQILEKRGAGPDHPVLLGYPKSEYLKCVVCRVL; this is encoded by the coding sequence ATGAGTATGAATAATTTTCCGAGAGTTTTTCTGAACAGTAAAGAAGAAAAAGAAATCCAGCAGGGATTTCCATGGGTATTTGATAATGAGATTTCTCATGTAAAACACAGAGCCGACGAAAAATCAGAATGGAAAAATGAAAGCCTTAAAGAGTGTACTGTTGAAGACGGTAGCACAGTAGAAGTTTATACAAAGGCAGGTGGATTTCTTGGAACCGGTATTCTCAATAAGAAGTCAAAAATCACTGTGCGTATAATTGGAAGCGACCATGCAGATGTTATTATGGCAGATACAGCCGCTTATTACGAAAAGAAGATTCTTGAAGCTTACAATATGCGCCGCATGTTCTATAGCGACAGCGATTCTTACCGTTTGATTTTTGGTGAAGCAGATTTTATTCCAGGTCTTATCAGTGAACGTTTTTGTGACGAAAAGGGCCGTGTAATTATTGTTGTACAGTTCCTTTCACTTTCCTGCGAAGTATTCCGTGAGGATATTATTGCAGCACTTAAGAAGGTATGTAAGCCAGATGCAATCTATGAGAGAAGTGATGCCTCTGTTCGTGATAAGGAAGGTCTTCCTCAGACTGCAGGCTGGATTTTCGGTAAAGGTGAAACAGAAATCACTATTGTAGAAAACGGAATTAAGCTTTGTGTTGATATTGCAAACGGACAGAAGACCGGTTACTTCCTTGATCAGAAGTTTAACCGTACTGCTGCTGCCAGCTTCTGTAAGGGTAAGACTGTTCTTGATACCTTTACTCACACAGGAGCTTTTGGTCTTAATGCATTTAAGAATGGAGCTCGTGAAGTTACTTCTGTAGATATTTCTCCGGAAGCAGTTGATATGGTAAATCACAACATTGAACTGAACGGCGCGGGTAAGGTAATGAAAGCTGTTTGTGCAGATGTATTTGATTTACTTAAACAGTATGAAACTGACGGTCGTAAGTTTGATGTTATTATTCTTGATCCTCCAGCATTTACAAAATCTGCAAAGATGATTGAAAAGGCTTATGGCGGATACAAGGAGATTAACCTGCGTGCATTGCGTCTTTTGAATGAAGGCGGCATTCTCGTTACCTGTTCATGTTCTCATTTTATGGAAACAAATATGTTCTGTGATATGCTTATGCATGCTGCAATGGACAGTCATAAACGAATTCAGATTCTTGAAAAGCGCGGAGCAGGCCCGGATCATCCGGTTCTCTTAGGATATCCAAAATCTGAATACCTTAAATGTGTGGTGTGCCGTGTCCTCTAG
- the miaA gene encoding tRNA (adenosine(37)-N6)-dimethylallyltransferase MiaA: protein MSSSKPYNCVIILGPTAVGKTAIGVAVARAFNGEIISADSRQTYRHLDIGSGKDLADYAESKDGAAVPYHLIDITELPAEYNVYNYQQDFYKAFKDITGRGKLPVIVGGTGMYLDAIVRDYQLVILPENKKLHEELEATPLEVLAARLMELQPDLHTKGDLLEKDRVIKALEIIEAKKKGVDSTSVQRPEINPLIIGTTLPRPQMWENISIRLKERLDGGMLEEVQSIHDSGITWERLEKLGLEYRFCSQFLQGKIATKEELFEGLFIAIRQFAKRQETWFRMMEKKGVEIKWLEPGSKEERIAQTKEIIASHPELAS from the coding sequence GTGTCCTCTAGTAAGCCTTATAACTGTGTAATAATCCTTGGGCCTACTGCTGTAGGAAAAACTGCAATCGGTGTTGCAGTTGCCCGTGCTTTTAATGGCGAAATAATATCAGCCGATTCTCGTCAGACCTATCGTCATCTGGACATTGGTTCTGGAAAAGATCTTGCTGATTATGCTGAAAGTAAAGACGGCGCGGCTGTTCCATACCATCTGATTGATATAACAGAACTTCCTGCAGAATACAATGTTTACAACTACCAGCAGGATTTTTACAAGGCTTTTAAGGATATTACAGGGCGGGGTAAACTTCCTGTAATTGTTGGCGGCACCGGCATGTATCTTGATGCGATTGTCCGTGACTATCAGCTTGTAATTCTTCCTGAAAATAAAAAACTTCACGAGGAACTGGAAGCAACTCCACTTGAAGTTCTTGCTGCACGGCTTATGGAGCTTCAGCCTGATTTACATACAAAAGGCGACCTTCTTGAAAAAGATCGTGTAATAAAAGCACTGGAAATTATTGAGGCGAAAAAGAAAGGGGTAGACTCTACCTCAGTTCAGCGCCCGGAAATAAATCCACTTATAATCGGTACAACTTTGCCTCGTCCTCAGATGTGGGAAAATATAAGCATACGTCTTAAGGAGCGTCTGGATGGTGGAATGCTCGAAGAAGTTCAGTCCATTCATGACAGCGGAATTACCTGGGAGCGGCTTGAAAAGCTTGGTCTTGAGTATCGTTTCTGTTCTCAGTTTCTGCAGGGAAAAATTGCAACAAAAGAAGAATTATTTGAAGGACTTTTTATTGCTATCCGTCAGTTTGCAAAACGTCAGGAAACCTGGTTCCGTATGATGGAAAAGAAAGGTGTGGAGATTAAGTGGCTTGAGCCGGGTAGTAAGGAAGAAAGAATCGCGCAGACGAAAGAAATAATTGCCAGTCATCCCGAATTAGCTTCGTAA
- a CDS encoding TatD family hydrolase, protein MLEKFSKKSKNFLFDAHFHYSVCKRYGIDIPDFGEEYEWSGISCAHFIKEYEVQSKAPDCVIQSYGIHPQNAANENIQESADFLEGVLQRGELAFIGEAGFDFFTDEFKNAADLQEEIWNIQLELALKYDKPLVVHCRKANHKLFEYSKQLKKLPEVLFHSFMGPPVEAESLLRHEINAYFSFGKQVMNGNKKVIACVKELPHERVLPETDAPFQTLKGEDYTKLSDIKKITEEIEKFKSGQT, encoded by the coding sequence ATGTTAGAAAAATTTTCAAAAAAAAGTAAAAATTTTCTCTTTGATGCTCATTTTCATTATTCTGTGTGTAAACGCTATGGAATTGATATTCCGGATTTTGGAGAAGAATATGAATGGAGCGGAATCTCCTGTGCACATTTCATTAAAGAGTATGAAGTGCAGAGTAAAGCTCCAGACTGTGTAATCCAAAGTTACGGAATACATCCTCAAAATGCAGCAAATGAAAATATTCAGGAAAGTGCTGATTTTCTTGAAGGAGTTTTACAAAGGGGAGAATTAGCTTTTATTGGAGAAGCAGGTTTTGATTTTTTTACAGATGAATTTAAGAATGCTGCAGATTTACAGGAAGAAATCTGGAACATTCAGCTTGAACTTGCATTAAAGTATGATAAGCCACTGGTAGTACATTGCCGTAAAGCAAATCACAAACTTTTTGAATATTCAAAACAATTGAAAAAACTGCCGGAAGTTTTATTTCATTCCTTTATGGGGCCTCCTGTAGAAGCTGAATCTTTATTGCGACATGAAATAAATGCATATTTCAGTTTTGGAAAACAGGTGATGAATGGAAATAAAAAGGTAATTGCGTGTGTGAAAGAATTACCACATGAAAGAGTTCTCCCGGAAACCGATGCCCCGTTTCAGACTTTGAAAGGTGAAGATTATACAAAATTGTCTGATATTAAAAAGATAACTGAAGAAATAGAGAAATTTAAAAGTGGCCAGACATAA
- the lepB gene encoding signal peptidase I — MSNKKELSSQFYKLRLFIFIEFAAAAIFTLLNISFHADISLLAFPLSLIYFGISVWFNIKKLFIDTDGKNIYAAIKLNEYLPYFLFITFILRRAGETGTPFIIDVFAVLSWFVVFVLAYLNSRKLYPAKNKLIVQGWKVAPAERKFKGIGKVLFEIADWIDAFFWAIFTVLIFQIFLMQLYEIPSESMVPTFLIKDKVFVSKIDCGPKFPLTDVGLPDFRKYKRGDTIVLRNPHYSLDRKSEVKTVTSQLIYMLSIMQVNLNKDVDGELKADPLVKRITGLPGEQLVMQDGTLYRRTTASDVFEPVAADSKYATWNLNAVNKNLKPYIRSFPLNSQEYQEMLDFEEERRNYDLAAAEFQAYELSRQLRKYITINKDAGSFSTPSLSENNLFMNLQRITKGLMLQEGGTEWFDKFICSWIPAKSEVRDLYSEANFRLNVMTKITFGKLVVEYARLISDGIPEEKWVENSELLNLYNSAEHLDWYIQGLLDERNMPVFPANDSDGNPKYIPDNCYFMMGDNRFNSLDLRHRYEQKETALTSDDPLSVTYYSMMEPQYINKKYIIGKPVLRFWPLGRFGKV; from the coding sequence ATGAGTAACAAAAAAGAATTATCATCACAATTTTATAAATTAAGACTATTTATCTTCATCGAATTCGCCGCCGCAGCAATATTTACACTTTTGAACATCAGTTTTCATGCGGATATCTCACTCTTAGCATTTCCGCTTTCACTTATTTATTTTGGAATCAGTGTATGGTTTAATATCAAAAAACTGTTTATTGATACAGATGGTAAAAATATTTATGCAGCTATTAAACTGAATGAATATCTTCCTTATTTTCTTTTCATTACTTTCATTTTGAGAAGAGCCGGAGAAACTGGAACTCCATTTATTATTGATGTATTCGCAGTTCTTTCATGGTTTGTTGTTTTTGTTTTAGCATATCTTAATTCCAGAAAACTTTATCCTGCAAAGAATAAGCTGATTGTTCAGGGCTGGAAGGTTGCTCCTGCTGAAAGAAAGTTTAAGGGAATTGGAAAGGTTTTATTTGAGATTGCAGACTGGATTGATGCTTTCTTCTGGGCTATTTTCACAGTTCTGATTTTCCAGATTTTCCTTATGCAGCTTTATGAAATTCCTTCAGAATCAATGGTGCCAACTTTCCTTATAAAGGATAAGGTTTTTGTTTCAAAAATTGATTGTGGACCAAAGTTCCCTCTTACAGATGTAGGACTTCCAGATTTCAGAAAATACAAGAGGGGAGATACCATTGTTCTCAGAAACCCTCATTACAGCCTGGACAGAAAATCAGAAGTAAAAACAGTTACTTCTCAGCTGATTTACATGTTGTCTATCATGCAGGTTAATCTCAATAAAGATGTAGATGGAGAACTGAAGGCCGATCCGCTTGTTAAACGAATTACAGGTCTTCCTGGTGAGCAGCTTGTAATGCAGGATGGAACTTTATACAGAAGAACAACGGCCAGCGATGTATTTGAACCTGTTGCTGCTGATTCAAAATATGCAACCTGGAACCTTAATGCAGTAAATAAAAATCTTAAACCTTATATCCGCAGTTTCCCATTGAACTCTCAGGAATATCAGGAAATGCTGGATTTTGAAGAGGAAAGACGTAATTATGATCTGGCTGCGGCTGAATTTCAAGCTTATGAACTTTCAAGACAGCTTAGAAAATATATTACTATAAATAAAGATGCAGGTAGTTTCAGTACACCTTCATTATCTGAAAACAATTTATTTATGAATCTTCAGCGTATTACTAAAGGCTTAATGCTTCAGGAAGGTGGAACTGAATGGTTTGATAAATTTATCTGTTCATGGATTCCTGCAAAGAGTGAAGTTCGTGATTTGTATTCAGAAGCAAATTTCCGTCTTAATGTAATGACTAAGATTACTTTTGGAAAACTCGTTGTAGAATATGCAAGACTTATCTCTGATGGAATTCCAGAAGAAAAATGGGTAGAAAATAGTGAACTGCTTAATCTTTATAATTCTGCAGAACATTTAGACTGGTATATTCAGGGCTTACTTGATGAAAGAAATATGCCTGTATTCCCTGCAAACGATTCTGATGGAAATCCAAAGTATATCCCGGATAACTGTTACTTTATGATGGGCGATAACCGCTTTAATTCGCTGGATCTCCGCCATCGTTATGAACAGAAAGAAACTGCCCTTACTTCAGATGATCCTCTTTCAGTAACTTATTATTCAATGATGGAGCCTCAGTACATCAACAAAAAATATATTATTGGAAAACCTGTATTGAGATTCTGGCCGCTTGGCAGATTTGGAAAGGTTTAA
- the secA gene encoding preprotein translocase subunit SecA, giving the protein MFIDKVLTAIFGTQNDRDVKALMPILAAVNAKEEWAKSLKPEEFPEQTKKFKERLAAGETLDDILPEAFALCREASWRVIGERPFDVQIMGSINLHQGKITEMKTGEGKTLVAVAPAYLNALTGKGVHVVTVNDYLAERDANSRRPIFEYLGLTVGSILSSMDNDTRKANYACDVTYGTNNEFGFDYLRDNMKVDLKDKVQRGFNYCIVDEIDSILIDEARTPLIISGAGEDDTYKYHEVDKYVGELKEVAKDPKTGEYPDETFMTPEERAAIEGDYTIDEKSKRVSFTDKGMLHINDILHKHNLITGSLEDEENFEYTHYFTQALRAHLLFHNDVDYLIRDGKVEIIDEFTGRVLEGRRYSDGLHQAIEAKEHIRIAQRNRTMATVTFQNFFRMYDKLSGMTGTAATEAVEFNKIYGLDVVAIPTNLPVARKDENDEVYLNEKEKWEAIANEIKEAHEKGQPVLVGTVSVEKSELLSALLTRKGIRHEVLNAKNHAREAMIIAEAGAKGAVTIATNMAGRGTDIKLGGNPEFRARKRAGTNATEEQYKAALEIEKENWKKDYEEVKALGGLYVIGTERHESRRIDNQLRGRSGRQGDPGRSKFYISMDDDLMRLFGGERMKAMMSRIGMQPGEPIDHPWLNKGIEKAQQKVEDRNFEIRKHLLDYDDVLNEQRTVIYNQRDTILGDDKLSERVMNNAKEEVENLFENYEYEAKHNKNSNAPLLELQEKIRNTFAIQLPSDGYTKEAVIAALQNDITEKETLAGRENFNMFIRYQYIQMIDKKWLDQLETLEGLREAVALRSYGSKNPLTEYKIDGFNIFDEMLDTIRNSVMSRVFRVRVQLSPEAAEQRRRMLEAQQQGMNAQHNEAGNTAAQMAQNTAERSAHSNFNGDQARRQAVNSAMNQRSQGDNVTVRRTMPKVGRNDPCPCGSGKKYKQCCGR; this is encoded by the coding sequence ATGTTTATTGATAAAGTCCTTACCGCGATTTTCGGAACACAGAACGATCGCGATGTAAAAGCCCTTATGCCAATTCTGGCTGCAGTAAATGCTAAAGAAGAATGGGCAAAATCCCTAAAACCAGAAGAATTCCCGGAACAGACTAAAAAATTCAAGGAGCGTCTTGCTGCAGGTGAGACTCTCGATGATATTCTTCCAGAAGCCTTTGCACTCTGTCGTGAAGCTTCATGGCGTGTAATTGGTGAACGTCCATTCGATGTTCAGATTATGGGTTCTATCAATCTTCATCAGGGTAAAATCACTGAAATGAAGACTGGTGAAGGTAAAACACTTGTTGCCGTTGCTCCAGCTTACCTTAATGCCCTTACAGGAAAAGGCGTTCACGTTGTAACTGTTAACGATTACCTTGCAGAACGCGATGCCAATTCCCGCCGCCCTATTTTTGAATACCTTGGTCTTACAGTAGGTTCAATTCTTTCAAGCATGGATAACGATACCCGTAAAGCAAATTATGCATGCGATGTAACTTATGGTACAAACAACGAATTTGGTTTTGACTACCTGCGCGATAACATGAAGGTTGATCTTAAAGATAAGGTTCAGAGAGGCTTTAACTACTGTATCGTCGACGAAATCGACTCTATTTTGATTGATGAAGCCCGTACTCCACTTATTATTTCTGGTGCCGGCGAAGATGATACTTACAAATATCACGAAGTTGATAAATATGTTGGCGAACTTAAGGAAGTAGCAAAGGATCCAAAAACAGGTGAATATCCTGATGAAACCTTTATGACTCCGGAAGAGCGTGCCGCAATTGAAGGAGACTACACAATTGATGAAAAGTCAAAGCGTGTATCTTTCACAGACAAAGGTATGCTCCACATCAATGACATTCTCCACAAGCACAATCTGATTACAGGTTCTCTCGAAGATGAAGAGAACTTTGAATACACACACTACTTTACACAGGCTCTGCGCGCTCACCTTCTTTTCCATAATGATGTTGATTACCTCATCCGCGATGGAAAAGTTGAGATTATTGATGAGTTTACAGGACGTGTACTTGAAGGCCGCCGTTATTCTGATGGTCTTCACCAGGCTATTGAAGCTAAGGAACACATCCGAATTGCTCAGCGTAACCGCACAATGGCTACAGTTACCTTCCAGAACTTCTTCCGTATGTACGACAAGCTTTCTGGTATGACTGGTACAGCCGCAACAGAAGCAGTTGAATTCAACAAGATTTACGGCCTCGATGTAGTAGCTATTCCTACTAACCTTCCTGTTGCACGTAAAGATGAAAATGATGAGGTTTACCTCAACGAAAAAGAAAAATGGGAAGCAATTGCTAATGAGATTAAGGAAGCCCACGAAAAAGGACAGCCTGTTCTCGTTGGTACAGTTTCCGTAGAAAAATCAGAATTGCTTTCTGCCCTTCTTACACGTAAGGGAATCCGTCACGAAGTATTGAACGCTAAGAACCATGCACGCGAAGCTATGATTATTGCAGAAGCAGGTGCAAAAGGTGCCGTAACAATCGCTACTAACATGGCAGGTCGTGGTACTGATATTAAGCTTGGTGGTAACCCTGAATTCCGTGCAAGAAAACGTGCCGGAACAAATGCTACAGAAGAACAGTACAAGGCTGCTCTTGAAATCGAAAAGGAAAACTGGAAAAAAGATTATGAAGAAGTAAAAGCTCTTGGTGGTCTTTATGTAATCGGTACAGAGCGTCATGAATCACGCCGTATCGATAACCAGCTCCGTGGACGTTCAGGACGTCAGGGTGACCCTGGACGTTCTAAGTTCTATATTTCTATGGATGATGACCTTATGCGTCTCTTTGGCGGCGAACGTATGAAGGCTATGATGAGCCGTATCGGTATGCAGCCGGGAGAACCTATTGATCACCCATGGCTCAACAAAGGAATTGAAAAGGCACAGCAGAAGGTAGAAGACCGCAACTTTGAAATCCGTAAGCATTTGCTTGATTATGATGATGTTCTCAATGAACAGAGAACTGTTATCTACAATCAGCGTGATACCATTCTTGGAGATGACAAACTTTCAGAGCGTGTAATGAACAACGCTAAGGAAGAAGTAGAAAATCTCTTTGAAAATTACGAATACGAAGCAAAACATAATAAGAATTCTAATGCACCGCTTCTTGAGCTGCAGGAAAAGATCCGTAATACATTTGCAATCCAGCTCCCTTCAGACGGATATACAAAAGAAGCAGTTATTGCTGCCCTTCAGAATGATATTACAGAGAAGGAAACTCTTGCCGGAAGAGAAAACTTCAATATGTTTATCCGCTATCAGTACATTCAGATGATTGATAAGAAATGGCTTGATCAGCTCGAAACTCTTGAAGGACTCCGAGAAGCAGTTGCTCTCCGTTCTTACGGTTCTAAGAACCCTCTTACAGAATATAAGATTGACGGCTTTAATATCTTTGATGAAATGCTCGACACAATCCGTAATTCGGTTATGTCACGCGTATTCCGTGTTCGTGTACAGCTTTCTCCAGAAGCCGCTGAACAGCGCCGCCGTATGCTGGAAGCTCAGCAGCAGGGCATGAATGCACAGCATAATGAAGCTGGTAACACAGCTGCTCAGATGGCTCAGAACACAGCAGAACGCAGCGCACACTCTAATTTCAACGGAGATCAGGCTAGACGTCAGGCTGTAAACAGTGCTATGAACCAGCGCTCACAGGGTGATAACGTAACAGTTCGCCGCACAATGCCAAAGGTTGGAAGAAACGATCCATGTCCTTGTGGAAGCGGAAAGAAATATAAGCAGTGTTGCGGAAGATAA
- a CDS encoding LIC_12708 family protein, translating to MRKIFLSAAMFVSALVFTSCIKSETVQSISETELFSLPYGNFEEQLSVTDLNDVGDVRFGIAMQDGFFYIVNGESKKILELNSYGDLLTLFYNEDSHTARLLENSNRPDKSIHHEISYPFDYPGMIAVDSNKNVYTVCSIPWDRQEKSDDGTTLYSHTILRFARDGSSVDYIGQQGPGGTPFPYIKNIYTTSKDELVVVAASSEGMLVYWFANDGFLKYMIPVTIKDAPSVADKEEHSDIFLTIQNVVPDPVSYKLYVQIDYYSTYVDEDSKVQSGINYIQSMLYPLNIETGTYEDPVSVPPYEESVVSDYSKLTYRIPYDFLGVTKSGWKFFIVKTEDGFNIEMIQSESQRILRRHFNAVHSNIIYDSMCLSQDGILTALYLEKETARVVWYRTDNLIDAILKN from the coding sequence ATGAGAAAAATCTTCTTATCTGCAGCAATGTTTGTCTCTGCCCTTGTTTTTACTTCCTGTATAAAAAGTGAAACCGTGCAGTCTATTAGTGAAACTGAACTGTTTTCCCTTCCGTATGGAAATTTTGAAGAGCAGTTAAGTGTTACCGATCTTAATGATGTTGGTGATGTCCGCTTTGGAATTGCAATGCAGGATGGATTTTTCTATATCGTAAATGGTGAATCTAAGAAAATCCTTGAGCTCAATTCGTATGGTGACCTTCTTACTCTGTTTTATAATGAAGATTCACATACAGCCCGGCTTTTAGAAAATTCAAACCGTCCGGATAAAAGTATTCATCATGAAATTTCATATCCTTTTGATTATCCTGGAATGATTGCTGTAGATTCTAATAAAAATGTCTACACAGTCTGTTCAATTCCATGGGATCGTCAGGAAAAAAGTGATGACGGAACAACCCTTTACAGCCATACAATCCTTAGATTTGCCCGCGACGGTTCTTCTGTAGATTATATTGGCCAGCAGGGACCGGGGGGAACTCCATTTCCTTATATTAAAAACATTTACACCACTTCAAAAGATGAACTCGTTGTAGTTGCAGCTTCATCTGAGGGAATGCTTGTTTACTGGTTTGCTAATGACGGCTTCTTAAAGTATATGATTCCGGTTACTATAAAAGATGCTCCTTCTGTTGCAGACAAAGAAGAACATTCAGATATCTTTCTGACAATTCAGAATGTTGTTCCTGATCCTGTTTCTTATAAGCTGTATGTTCAGATTGACTATTATTCAACATATGTTGATGAGGATTCAAAAGTACAGTCTGGAATCAATTATATTCAGTCAATGCTTTATCCTTTGAATATTGAAACTGGAACTTACGAAGACCCGGTTTCTGTTCCTCCGTACGAAGAATCCGTTGTTTCTGATTATAGTAAATTGACTTATCGTATTCCTTATGATTTTCTTGGCGTTACAAAAAGCGGCTGGAAGTTCTTTATTGTAAAAACTGAAGACGGCTTTAATATTGAAATGATTCAAAGTGAAAGCCAGAGAATCCTGCGCCGTCATTTTAATGCAGTTCATTCAAATATTATTTATGATTCAATGTGCCTTTCACAGGACGGTATTCTTACAGCGCTTTACCTGGAAAAAGAAACGGCACGTGTTGTCTGGTATAGAACTGATAATCTTATAGATGCGATTTTGAAGAATTAG
- a CDS encoding (deoxy)nucleoside triphosphate pyrophosphohydrolase: MSRSIACIDYRNGKIFIAKRQMVGDMGGRWEFPGGKIEDGEDLQTAVVREMQEEFGVTVTVGRKITSGTFTHKGKPCTLDVLEVKFPHDGIQNKFELTEHTDYKWEDIELIPSLNFVDSDLSIYNDVKKWCENEK; the protein is encoded by the coding sequence ATGAGCCGGTCAATTGCCTGTATAGATTACAGAAATGGAAAAATATTTATAGCAAAACGTCAGATGGTCGGCGATATGGGCGGTCGTTGGGAGTTTCCGGGCGGTAAAATAGAAGATGGGGAAGATTTACAGACCGCTGTAGTTCGTGAAATGCAGGAAGAGTTCGGAGTAACTGTTACTGTTGGCCGTAAAATCACATCTGGAACCTTCACTCATAAAGGAAAGCCTTGTACCCTCGATGTTCTTGAAGTTAAATTTCCTCATGATGGAATTCAAAATAAGTTTGAACTTACTGAGCATACAGATTATAAGTGGGAAGATATAGAGTTAATCCCAAGCCTTAATTTTGTAGATTCCGATTTATCAATTTATAATGACGTAAAAAAATGGTGTGAAAATGAAAAATAA